The sequence below is a genomic window from Anaerobranca californiensis DSM 14826.
CTAAAAAACTATCATCACCTTCATAAGGTTGATAATTTTTTTGGATAAAATCCCTGACATCTACCTTCTCCGTCCATTCCCCTAATTTAAAACCTTCCCAGCTTTTATTTACCATTTATATCAACTCCTATACAAAATATTTAACTAAGAATTATTATTATATTATCATTATACATCCTGTACTATATTTTTTCAATACTGTGTTATAAATTTATTTTTATTGTTTTTCAGGCATTTTATTACTTTTATAATCCTGTTATTTTATATTGATGTAATCTGTTATAATTATTGTTCCTATAAATAAAAAACAGGAAGATTTTTTAATCTCCCTGTTATTAAAGAAACTAGTTTTCCGTTATTTTATTTAGGAAAAATACACCTAGTGTTCCAGGTCCCGAGTGGGCACCTATAGCACAACCAATACAGCTTATGAGAAAATCTTTACAACCTAATTCCAACTCTAACAGATTTTTTAGCTTATTAGCTCCCTCTAAATCATCTCCATGATTTATACCTATAAGCTGATTTTCTAAATCAACTCCCCTTTCTTTAACAATTTCAACCATCCGTTTCATAGCCTTTTGTCTTCCTCTAACTTTATCTATTGGAATTAATTTTCCATCTTCCACATGTAGAATTGGCTTGACATTTAAAATTCCTCCGACAAAGGCAGCGGTTTTACTTACCCTACCTCCCCGATATAGATATTCTAAATCATCGACGGTGAAAATGTGTTCCATATGTTGAGCATTAAATTTTATGTTTTTGATTATTTCTTCATAAGATTTTCCTTCCTTTGCCATCATGGCAGCTTTATAAACAACTAAACCAAAACCTACTGAAGCACATTTAGTATCTATAATTTCTAGTTTAAAGTTGGGAAATTCTTCTAAAACTTCTTCCCTGGCAATTAAAGCTGAATTATATGTACCTGATAATCCTGAGGAAAAAGCAATGTAAATACAAGGATTCCCAATTTGGGCTAGTTGTTGAAATTTTTCTTTAAAAATATTTGGAGGAATCTGAGATGTTTTAAATACTTTACCTTCCCTCATCTGTCTTAACATATCTTCAGGTTTCAAAGTCAAGCCATCTAAATATTCTTCTCCCTCTAAATAAACCATAATGGGAACTACATCTACATCTAAACTAGCTAAGAATTCTCTGGTTAAATCACAGGCACTATCGGTAATAATTTTAACATTCATTATAAAACCTCCTCCAAAAACAATATCCTTTTATCTTTTATTCTCCAAACTTTTTAATATTCCTTTTTCCCTAGAAAATATTTATAGTTTTTGGGAAATTTTATTTCCTTTTTTTATTTTTTCCCATTTTTACAGTATTACCATTGCTTTTATATTTAACAATTAAAATAAAAGGAAAGGGTTAGAAACCCTTTCCTTATTGATTATCTCCACTTTGTTGATTAGTAATATTTTGTTGTGGATATAATCCCCCTACTTCTTGTTGATATTGTCCTTCTTCTTCCATAGCGTAATCTAACCTTTGTCTTAATTGCTTAACTATTTGTTCCATACTTTGACTGCATTGTTGATACATCTGTTTAGCCTGCTGATCTTGGGTATCTAAGGCAAAGGCCTTTAGATTAGCAGCTACTGCTTCACAACTAGATAAAGTTTGAGCTAATTTGTTGGCTACTGTCATTTCAACAACTCCTTTTAAATTTTATAGTTCATTATTATTATGGAATGTTGTTTTTTAAATTAAACTGGTAAAATTTTTTAACTTTTAAAATTTCTACTGCCCGGTTTAGTTATTGGTATCCCTTGTTGACATAAAGGGCAATTTTCTGGATTATAGGTTACTATTTCTTTTTTATATAAACTAAAGAGATCTTCAGTGAATTTTTTCCCTTCTGTACTTCTATCCACTAAAGAAGCTACCCCTACCACTTCACCACCATAGCTTTTTACCAAATCAATTACTTCTTTGACAGAACCTCCTGTAGTAATCACATCTTCAACTACCAAAAATCTCTGCCCTTTTTCTATGGTAAATCCCCTTCTCAGTGTCATAACACCATTTTCCCTCTCTGCAAAAAGATTTTGAACTCCTAGCTTGTTAGCTACTGCATATGCTAAAATTATTCCCCCTATAGCCGGTCCAATAACCCCATGGATCTGGTCTTTATTATAATTTCCAGCTATCATTTCTGCCAATTCCTCGGTGTAGTTGGGGTATTGAAAAACTTTAGCACATTGGAGATACTCCCCACTGTGTTTACCTGAAGTTAGTAAAAAATGACCTTTTAAAAGAACACCACAACTTTCTAAAATTTCTTCCACTCTGTTTTTCATTTTACTATCTCCTTTCACTATGGGCTAAACCCACCATTTCTTCTACCTTGTTAAATCTATATATTTCCATATATTTTTTTAATCCTTCAATTATTTTTATAGGTGCAAATGGGTCAATAAAGTTACCGGTCCCTACCCCTATCATTGAAGCCCCCGCTAAAATAAATTCCACGGCATCTTGATATGTCACTATTCCCCCCATTCCAATGATAGGAATCTTAACATTTTTATACACATCGTAAACCATTCTAAGGGCCACTGGTTTTATTGCAGGACCAGATAACCCGCCATAGATATTCCCTAAAATAGGTCTTTTACTATCAATGTCTATCGCCATACCTTGTAAAGTGTTGATTAAGGTCAGACCATCGGCTCCATTAAATTCTGCTTCTTTGGCGATCTCCACAATATTGGTGACATTAGGACTTAATTTAACTACTATAGGTTTTTTAGTCACCATTCTTACTTTCTTAGTTATTTCCCCTACTTTTTTAGGTGATATTCCAAAGGCTAATCCTCCTTCTTTGACATTAGGGCAAGATAAATTTAACTCAATTAAATCAACATCAGTTTTTTCCAATCTTTCCCCTAGTTCTATAAATTCCTCTACTGTTTTCCCGGCAATATTGACAAAAACTAAAGCTCCTTTACTTTTAAGATTAGGTAGATGTTCTTTAATAAATACATCTATCCCAGGATTTTGCAGCCCTACACTGTTAAGGATCCCAGAGGCAGTTTCTACGCATCTTACCCCTTTGTTACCTTCCCTTTTTTCCAAAGTCAAACCTTTAGTGGTTATTGCCCCTAAGAATTTAGGATGATAGAACTTTTCATAAACTTCACCAAAACCATAGGTACCGGAAGCTACAGTGACGGGATTTTTAAGTTTTAGTTGAAACAGCTCGATACTTAAATCAATCATCAAAAACCACCTCCCCTACAGAGAATACCGGGCCATCTTTACATACCCTTTTATAACCATCTACTGTAGCACAGGTGCAGACAAGGCAGCCCCCTACTCCACAGGCCATTTTTGCTTCAGTAGAAAGTTCCCCTTTAATCCCTTTTTTTAGTAAAATATTTTGTAGTTTTTTCAACATTATTTGTGGTCCGCAAAAATAGACGAAATCAAAACTCTCCCTTTCTAAATCTTTAGCGAAAATATCGACAATATTTTGTCCATCTTTATCTAAGGTTACTGTTAATGGGTATTCTTTAGCTATATTCTCGAGGGCATATGCCTTTTCCTTAAACCCAAAATAATATTTAACTTCTTTAAATTTCACTCCTGTTAAAGGTAATAGGGGGGCAATTCCAATTCCACCACCTACTATCGCCACCTTTTTATTCCCAGTGCCTTCCACTGTAAAACCCTTCCCTAAAGGTCCTACTAATTTTACCTCATCTCCCCTTGCTAATCCCCCTAAATACCTTGTACCTTCACCAACTATTTTTATGAGGAATGTTAAATACTCCCCATCTCCCCCTGCTATAGATATTGGCCGGGGTAAAATTTTGTTAGGACAGTAAAGGTTGACAAACTGACCAATTTTGTAATCAATTTTACCATTGACCTTAATTGTTAACTGGAATACATTGGAAGTTAACATTACTTTACTAATTACTTTTCCTTTATAATCCACTATTCCACCCCTTTTTCTATTTCCCTATTGATATCTGCAATCATATTTTTTAAGGAAATCTGGGCTGCCAAACCATAATTTTCTTCACCAATTTTTTTATAGTATTCCGTTATCCCCCTAGATGAACAAACTAAAGCACCAAATCCATCGGTATTAAAGGCATATTTAATATCTTCTGCTTTTCCACCCTGGGCACCATAACCGGGTACTAAAATAAATCCCTTTAACTTTTTTCTAAGTCTTTTTAAGTGTTCTTTATGGGTTCCACCAACCACTGAACCTATGTGGGAAAATTCACTAAAATCACCTTCAAAACTACTGACTAA
It includes:
- a CDS encoding DUF1657 domain-containing protein, producing MTVANKLAQTLSSCEAVAANLKAFALDTQDQQAKQMYQQCSQSMEQIVKQLRQRLDYAMEEEGQYQQEVGGLYPQQNITNQQSGDNQ
- the pyrE gene encoding orotate phosphoribosyltransferase, whose translation is MKNRVEEILESCGVLLKGHFLLTSGKHSGEYLQCAKVFQYPNYTEELAEMIAGNYNKDQIHGVIGPAIGGIILAYAVANKLGVQNLFAERENGVMTLRRGFTIEKGQRFLVVEDVITTGGSVKEVIDLVKSYGGEVVGVASLVDRSTEGKKFTEDLFSLYKKEIVTYNPENCPLCQQGIPITKPGSRNFKS
- a CDS encoding DegV family protein; the encoded protein is MNVKIITDSACDLTREFLASLDVDVVPIMVYLEGEEYLDGLTLKPEDMLRQMREGKVFKTSQIPPNIFKEKFQQLAQIGNPCIYIAFSSGLSGTYNSALIAREEVLEEFPNFKLEIIDTKCASVGFGLVVYKAAMMAKEGKSYEEIIKNIKFNAQHMEHIFTVDDLEYLYRGGRVSKTAAFVGGILNVKPILHVEDGKLIPIDKVRGRQKAMKRMVEIVKERGVDLENQLIGINHGDDLEGANKLKNLLELELGCKDFLISCIGCAIGAHSGPGTLGVFFLNKITEN
- a CDS encoding FAD-binding oxidoreductase; its protein translation is MDYKGKVISKVMLTSNVFQLTIKVNGKIDYKIGQFVNLYCPNKILPRPISIAGGDGEYLTFLIKIVGEGTRYLGGLARGDEVKLVGPLGKGFTVEGTGNKKVAIVGGGIGIAPLLPLTGVKFKEVKYYFGFKEKAYALENIAKEYPLTVTLDKDGQNIVDIFAKDLERESFDFVYFCGPQIMLKKLQNILLKKGIKGELSTEAKMACGVGGCLVCTCATVDGYKRVCKDGPVFSVGEVVFDD
- a CDS encoding dihydroorotate dehydrogenase, which codes for MIDLSIELFQLKLKNPVTVASGTYGFGEVYEKFYHPKFLGAITTKGLTLEKREGNKGVRCVETASGILNSVGLQNPGIDVFIKEHLPNLKSKGALVFVNIAGKTVEEFIELGERLEKTDVDLIELNLSCPNVKEGGLAFGISPKKVGEITKKVRMVTKKPIVVKLSPNVTNIVEIAKEAEFNGADGLTLINTLQGMAIDIDSKRPILGNIYGGLSGPAIKPVALRMVYDVYKNVKIPIIGMGGIVTYQDAVEFILAGASMIGVGTGNFIDPFAPIKIIEGLKKYMEIYRFNKVEEMVGLAHSERR